The Hermetia illucens chromosome 2, iHerIll2.2.curated.20191125, whole genome shotgun sequence genomic interval tgtcccagatatgatatcaaaatcatacttgagaattttaacagccaagtagggacggagcccgtattcaggcgatacgttggctcccatagcttcacaatcacctgaagaacgttattataaatacggtcacaaacatatttgTCCCCGTCCACAAAAAGAGCCGGAAcagctggtttaacgatgaatgtaagctagcaacggaatggaagaatgcataccgagtaatgttgcattctcaaaggacacgggcacgcgcggaggcttatcacgaactccagcgagcggagaagcggcaCCTGGTAGAACCAAGagctctgtgaactcgaaaagtgcagggagcaactggACCAGGCGCAGaagatttaccaacaagtcagcaggatgaagccttatacacctcgatgctcatcctgtcgagacaaaaagggaaatctgatttccgacaaaatgggcatattggagcggtggaTTGAAtagtttgatgaactactgaacaaccagaacatcggctgtcccgccaactgaagacgatggataaACAAAAACCATATTATTTATTACAGCCGaatgggttaaatatggaagcgaccaattacaccaagtagttcatcaacttgtgctcaaggtgtgggacagcgaatcaatgcctgacgactggcaaagaggcattatctgtctcatacataaaaagggagatatcacataatgcagcaattatagaggtatcacgttgctgagtactatcatctatcttgctaggccggatagccccatacgcccagaacatcattggcccataccaaagaggcttcactccaggcaaatcagcaacagatcagattttatctgtgcgcaagcgatggaaaaactgttggaatatggacatcagttgcaccatctattcatcgactttaaagccgcatatgatagtatagccagggtaaaactgtacacggccatgagagaattcggtatcccgacgaaattgataagattgactaggatgaccctgaccaatgtgcgaagccagataaaagcacgactggcaaacctgttttgtttgtttggagAGTTTGGTTgtttgacagccttggtgaccgtgttggtgccaaggtaaTGCAACGCTGGACTCTCATCGCAACAGAGTTGGCATCCAATGTGGGACCACAGTTGTTGCGTCCTTAACAAATCTTCAAAATGTTTCATATTTTCTATGTTTTCATACAAAATATATAGGGGCCTAGCCAGACCACATGCCCCAAACTGAAGTATTATACATAAATAAAAAAGTGTCCTTGTAACTATCCTTTAATGGCAGATATCTTTTTAATTTCGAAGATCAAAAGCGAGTAAAATTTTTACTTTAATCCAAAGTATATCAAAATTACAAATAAAATCGGGAAGACCCATGCATCAACGATCAATTGCGATCAAATTATCAGGTAGGCGACTACGACTTCCCAGTTAGAAGAGGGTTGTAGATTGTACGTTAAGATGGGAGGTATTCACGCAGTGTATGATAGACCCTCAAATTATTGTTGATGGAATAAGGTCATGTAACAGAGAATTTCCAGATAAAGTGAGCATTAGTATCGGATCCATTCATTCAATTTAGCCAGAAGAAAAGATCTTCATTTGGAGATCCTTCTTGAGTGACGTGGCACCATATAATATCGTCATATTATTAAGGAATTCTGCAATAAAATGCAGATGGCCAAACAGGTGGTCATAGCAATAAGAGTTGGCCAGCTAATATTCTTCACGCATAATTCAAAGTTTCTTTGCCAAACAGTAAAGTAGATGGTGAGTCTCTTTGGTCTATCTTATTTGACATATGGGGATCGTATGATGGTATTAACTATTTTTGCGAAGTATATAACTGGTGAGTTTTTGAACTATTCCATGCATTCTATAAGATTCCTTACTGCTTCTTTATATCAAATCGTTCTGATGTTTTTCGTTATGCTGTACTGGAAATTTTAATTGTCCGTCTCAAATTATAAACCCAGCTAAGAATCGGATTCTGGTTTCTATGGCAGTACGGTGGGAGTTCCAGAGAAGCCTGCACTCGACTCTTACTATTTCACTGAATAACATTGTCAGCAATGGACGGAATATGCCAATGGCACGGTAGAGTCAAGTATTTACGGAGGCTTAGAGATTCCGAGTAATGGTAGCAGTCACTTTCGACGTGCTGCAGCACAACCTCAACTTGAGGTCTGTACTGAGATACATGCATTTCTCGATTGAAACATCGATGATTAGCTCCAATCTACTAGTTCTATGCTTCCGTCTTGGTTTCCAAAGATTTCTTGATTCGAATCAATTTTTTGAGGATGTTCGCCACTGGAAGTTTGAATAGTTTCCTTTTCGATTTTATATATTATAGCATTCTGCATGGTTTTCAATGAAGCATGAAGCATAACAGAACCTACAGCTTGATCCTCTTGATCTTTTCGATTAAATCTTACAGTGGCTTAAAACAAATAAACTTGAGTTAGTTGGTTGTGGCGATATGTGACATCATTTCGCTGTTATCTTGGAACATTCATATCCCGATTGCTTTTCATTTACTGCTGGAATGTTAAACTTTTTATAAGAAGCACATGTTTGTAAGCTAGAGACGCCCCTTTTTTGGGATGGCTTGACAGATCAATATTGATTGATTGGAATTTGAATAAACTTTCTGCTTCTCTGTTCATTCACAGAAATACCATTGGTGAATTTCCACAAATTTCTTAAAACTAAACTTACCGCTCAAGTTTGTCCACACAAGCATCCTGATAGTCATGAATCCATCTAATTGCATTAAAATGACATATACTACGCATATCCTCCGGTAATTCCTCGGGTTCTGGCCATTGAAAATTATCGATAATTGGAATAATATTACAATTCGAGGTAAGTGCTGCTACGATTTCCTGTAATTGAAAGAATACGCTAAATAAGCCAAAAAATCGCAGAAAAAAGATATTTGCAGATTTAACTCACCCGATGAACCCAATCTTTGCATTCATGGTCCTCGGAGCACCGTTCTAAAGCATTTGGAGTCAAAACAAGGATAAAGTGTTTCGCTTGGCGAATACTGTTCAAGAGATTGTTATCGAATTTTCCGGCTTCCAATCGCTCAACATCTATGAAAACTGAAAATCCTCGTAATTGTAAATGGACCTGAAATATGCAATAGATtactttataaaaaatattctaCGATGATGACGGAGAATTAGATCAAATTTAGTTGAAACTTACTTTTAACAAACTAGCCAGTTGAGAACCATTTGATCTCCGGTAGCTGACAAAAACGTCCAATGTTTTGGCCATATTTTCTTCGGAGGACGAGGGTAGTGTTGATTCTAAATCTAAAACCAAAGTGAATTACGTTCAATTCTCCACAGCTTTTCTATACAATTCTTCACAATAGGAACTTACTTTTAATGCTATTTAATATCCTCTGTCGATGGATTGCATTCGTAATTCCACATTCGGCAATTAAATGATCCTCATTTAAATGCCTCAACGAGTCTCGATCCACTCCAGCATTCAGCATTGAATAAGTGTATGTGCAATATTCAGCTGCTATGTTTTGCAGAAAACTATTCAAATTTGCCACATCCTTTGACGAGTAATCAGCCatcctttttaggttttgtaaTTCACGCATAAACCGTCTTCGACGTATACCATTCGAGATACCAATGTCATCACGTAGATTATCTTCATTTAACTGAAGCAACAAGTCTCCATCAACACGGGACTCGTAGAAATTCTGTTCATATTCTCCAAAACCAATTTGCTTGACCCATTCTTGGACGTCCTCCACCGACCACAATGGCACTTGTTGGGACAACTTATGAGGAACTTGTTCACCAATCAGACGTAAGGCTTGCGCTGCGAATTTAGACGCGATGGCATTTGGGCAGCTGGCTACATTCTTCAGAGGTTCAATGGCTCCGATTTCACGGAAAATGTCCGTTTTGCCTTGTTCTTTCTTGATTCCAGCTTCCATGCAGAAGTGGAAGGCGGCGAGATTTCGTGCTTCCTCGCGCTTTGAACTTAAAACGGGGACTAGTCTTTGGAGCCAATGTTTGCTTTGCCCGTGGGCATAAGCTAAGTTAGACTTGGCAAATTCTGAAGGATCGTGAGTGGTTACAAAAGGTTCCACTAAATCCAGAGTTCCTGATTTCAACACTTCAGCTTCGATTTCCTTGTTAGCAACTAGCACAGCAATTGCCAAACAAGCATAATATTTGATGTTATCATCGTCATGGAAAGCTAGAGGGAACAACCACATCGGTACTTTCCTGTTTATCATTGCCTCTTGATTCTCAGCACCACCGTATAAACTTAAGTTTGCTAATGCTCCAGCGCAATGCCTCAATGTTTCCACATCATTCTTTCGACATTCAAACAGGACGGCGTCCAAACCACCCAAGCGTATCACATCGGAGCATGTTCCCTCACTGTGTTTGAACAAGTGCTCCAGAATACCAGTCCCTACTCTCGAGTGATCTGTTTTAGTATTTTTCGTACAGACGCAGGCAACATTTACCACTTTTTCCAGACCGTTTTCAACCACATGAGATCTATTCTCTGTTGTCAAACATTGTTCTAGGAGCCTAGCTGACGAATACTGAACCTCTTGATCGTTGGCCATGCAATTTTTCATGAGCAAATCTAATCCTCCATTCAGACgtagggaattacataagctgtAACCTAGTTCGTGGCCATATGTTGGAACAGCCCATGCTCTCTTGATTATCTCATTTATTTGATTCAGGACGTTTGGAGcctttttcatttgttccggtcTTCTAAGGTTCTCTATACATGAATGCAGATGGGTCGAATACTTTCTAATAGTTCCCTCGATCTCTTTGGGACTACTGCTGGGCGAAAGCATGTCAAGATCATCAAAAGTGACTTTCTCGAAGTTGCCATTCATTGTTGTGGAACTTAGTTGTGAGGATGATGTGGACATACTGCTTCCTGTACTGCACACTTCTTGTGTTTTTATTGTGTAATTACGAGCAGATGACATGTGCTGTTCATGATTGAAAACTCCGGAGGACGACACGGTTTGCATTTGTTGTGCCTGAGCAATTGCTCTCTGTTCGGCACTAAATGAATCACTTTGAACTTTGATGCTGGAGGCGGCAACATTATTGGATGAATTGTGAGAAACATCACTGGACTTGAGAGATCGTGCTTCCTGCAAATAGAAAAGGAATATTGGTTAGGATCATTGTTTGACTGGTTAGGATTTTATGAAATTATCAAGACTAAACCAGAAGGATATTCGACTCCTAGAGTTAGGTTAGGAACATGAAAAAATACAATTGCTTAAGAATGGATAAAATTCTTTAG includes:
- the LOC119649008 gene encoding NAD(+) hydrolase sarm1 isoform X6; this encodes MSGKAPWPVRKGIFRSSGQSDFSPPARSPSPIVEMPMSPPPVGSPGVGKNPSGPPLSPLSPTSPRVTIVESPFSPPPQQQPTAPDFPKHSKSLSPPPRVNRGVRDIPIEVEREEARSLKSSDVSHNSSNNVAASSIKVQSDSFSAEQRAIAQAQQMQTVSSSGVFNHEQHMSSARNYTIKTQEVCSTGSSMSTSSSQLSSTTMNGNFEKVTFDDLDMLSPSSSPKEIEGTIRKYSTHLHSCIENLRRPEQMKKAPNVLNQINEIIKRAWAVPTYGHELGYSLCNSLRLNGGLDLLMKNCMANDQEVQYSSARLLEQCLTTENRSHVVENGLEKVVNVACVCTKNTKTDHSRVGTGILEHLFKHSEGTCSDVIRLGGLDAVLFECRKNDVETLRHCAGALANLSLYGGAENQEAMINRKVPMWLFPLAFHDDDNIKYYACLAIAVLVANKEIEAEVLKSGTLDLVEPFVTTHDPSEFAKSNLAYAHGQSKHWLQRLVPVLSSKREEARNLAAFHFCMEAGIKKEQGKTDIFREIGAIEPLKNVASCPNAIASKFAAQALRLIGEQVPHKLSQQVPLWSVEDVQEWVKQIGFGEYEQNFYESRVDGDLLLQLNEDNLRDDIGISNGIRRRRFMRELQNLKRMADYSSKDVANLNSFLQNIAAEYCTYTYSMLNAGVDRDSLRHLNEDHLIAECGITNAIHRQRILNSIKNLESTLPSSSEENMAKTLDVFVSYRRSNGSQLASLLKVHLQLRGFSVFIDVERLEAGKFDNNLLNSIRQAKHFILVLTPNALERCSEDHECKDWVHREIVAALTSNCNIIPIIDNFQWPEPEELPEDMRSICHFNAIRWIHDYQDACVDKLERFMRGELNTRPCGPLRGDATPSTPSTASTTRNNPPIYQRMHSNDSGKGSEKDGVNGNGVTTGSSSIQGALNPNKYRKSSSPARQWLTAGTGGSGHNHPARAPRGQLPPYRTQHILNKTMQADCGGRRSSAAGLTHRPPIPPTFNARSHSLDGLLDNEPGKKSEKDLQSTDKVNQKHKEESEETLEVETREKPATTNQTRSSTNHNRKSRSMDDLLDESRDKVELDQDNITKSLENLEVAAGPIITMVDSPSVSPQRELTPSSAEQPCERETIVVKNTPRQSPEGTSSNEDDLDETRSNCSQLSTTSKDTTGGKQNKTFINRAVKKVRSLMKKNNGKPQVVTPANQVILNAINSNNKMLAWR
- the LOC119649008 gene encoding NAD(+) hydrolase sarm1 isoform X3, with product MVVTRNPPPPNRSRLALPRNYQMSEFPDQTHVNPATAAMLENFHKKSGTLGATTATTTTNTRQNLMNTSSSSSSSVKETSSTSQQVVNSSSTTTRVAKTSSSQRLHHVTSSTSEMKAHALQRDLNDFKNSMSEINDLAINRPKQTLGELKLNDNAAMNQLKQQIRSSLENIVDDPKEPLVTFPNDETPSDDLKLDLTHALPELTNGHLTAGKTTTVDTVKFEEKRMTSASKTEVVTDGFRSEQATSNLAEMKRLQAGDIDYKEAKAAAAMRNRTEMDGIKTEQNAAILKEARSLKSSDVSHNSSNNVAASSIKVQSDSFSAEQRAIAQAQQMQTVSSSGVFNHEQHMSSARNYTIKTQEVCSTGSSMSTSSSQLSSTTMNGNFEKVTFDDLDMLSPSSSPKEIEGTIRKYSTHLHSCIENLRRPEQMKKAPNVLNQINEIIKRAWAVPTYGHELGYSLCNSLRLNGGLDLLMKNCMANDQEVQYSSARLLEQCLTTENRSHVVENGLEKVVNVACVCTKNTKTDHSRVGTGILEHLFKHSEGTCSDVIRLGGLDAVLFECRKNDVETLRHCAGALANLSLYGGAENQEAMINRKVPMWLFPLAFHDDDNIKYYACLAIAVLVANKEIEAEVLKSGTLDLVEPFVTTHDPSEFAKSNLAYAHGQSKHWLQRLVPVLSSKREEARNLAAFHFCMEAGIKKEQGKTDIFREIGAIEPLKNVASCPNAIASKFAAQALRLIGEQVPHKLSQQVPLWSVEDVQEWVKQIGFGEYEQNFYESRVDGDLLLQLNEDNLRDDIGISNGIRRRRFMRELQNLKRMADYSSKDVANLNSFLQNIAAEYCTYTYSMLNAGVDRDSLRHLNEDHLIAECGITNAIHRQRILNSIKNLESTLPSSSEENMAKTLDVFVSYRRSNGSQLASLLKVHLQLRGFSVFIDVERLEAGKFDNNLLNSIRQAKHFILVLTPNALERCSEDHECKDWVHREIVAALTSNCNIIPIIDNFQWPEPEELPEDMRSICHFNAIRWIHDYQDACVDKLERFMRGELNTRPCGPLRGDATPSTPSTASTTRNNPPIYQRMHSNDSGKGSEKDGVNGNGVTTGSSSIQGALNPNKYRKSSSPARQWLTAGTGGSGHNHPARAPRGQLPPYRTQHILNKTMQADCGGRRSSAAGLTHRPPIPPTFNARSHSLDGLLDNEPGKKSEKDLQSTDKVNQKHKEESEETLEVETREKPATTNQTRSSTNHNRKSRSMDDLLDESRDKVELDQDNITKSLENLEVAAGPIITMVDSPSVSPQRELTPSSAEQPCERETIVVKNTPRQSPEGTSSNEDDLDETRSNCSQLSTTSKDTTGGKQNKTFINRAVKKVRSLMKKNNGKPQVVTPANQVILNAINSNNKMLAWR
- the LOC119649008 gene encoding NAD(+) hydrolase sarm1 isoform X1; translation: MSEFPDQTHVNPATAAMLENFHKKSGTLGATTATTTTNTRQNLMNTSSSSSSSVKETSSTSQQVVNSSSTTTRVAKTSSSQRLHHVTSSTSEMKAHALQRDLNDFKNSMSEINDLAINRPKQTLGELKLNDNAAMNQLKQQIRSSLENIVDDPKEPLVTFPNDETPSDDLKLDLTHALPELTNGHLTAGKTTTVDTVKFEEKRMTSASKTEVVTDGFRSEQATSNLAEMKRLQAGDIDYKEAKAAAAMRNRTEMDGIKTEQNAAILKEARSLKSSDVSHNSSNNVAASSIKVQSDSFSAEQRAIAQAQQMQTVSSSGVFNHEQHMSSARNYTIKTQEVCSTGSSMSTSSSQLSSTTMNGNFEKVTFDDLDMLSPSSSPKEIEGTIRKYSTHLHSCIENLRRPEQMKKAPNVLNQINEIIKRAWAVPTYGHELGYSLCNSLRLNGGLDLLMKNCMANDQEVQYSSARLLEQCLTTENRSHVVENGLEKVVNVACVCTKNTKTDHSRVGTGILEHLFKHSEGTCSDVIRLGGLDAVLFECRKNDVETLRHCAGALANLSLYGGAENQEAMINRKVPMWLFPLAFHDDDNIKYYACLAIAVLVANKEIEAEVLKSGTLDLVEPFVTTHDPSEFAKSNLAYAHGQSKHWLQRLVPVLSSKREEARNLAAFHFCMEAGIKKEQGKTDIFREIGAIEPLKNVASCPNAIASKFAAQALRLIGEQVPHKLSQQVPLWSVEDVQEWVKQIGFGEYEQNFYESRVDGDLLLQLNEDNLRDDIGISNGIRRRRFMRELQNLKRMADYSSKDVANLNSFLQNIAAEYCTYTYSMLNAGVDRDSLRHLNEDHLIAECGITNAIHRQRILNSIKNLESTLPSSSEENMAKTLDVFVSYRRSNGSQLASLLKVHLQLRGFSVFIDVERLEAGKFDNNLLNSIRQAKHFILVLTPNALERCSEDHECKDWVHREIVAALTSNCNIIPIIDNFQWPEPEELPEDMRSICHFNAIRWIHDYQDACVDKLERFMRGELNTRPCGPLRGDATPSTPSTASTTRNNPPIYQRMHSNDSGKGSEKDGVNGNGVTTGSSSIQGALNPNKYRKSSSPARQWLTAGTGGSGHNHPARAPRGQLPPYRTQHILNKTMQADCGGRRSSAAGLTHRPPIPPTFNARSHSLDGLLDNEPGKKSEKDLQSTDKVNQKHKEESEETLEVETREKPATTNQTRSSTNHNRKSRSMDDLLDESRDKVELDQDNITKSLENLEVAAGPIITMVDSPSVSPQRELTPSSAEQPCERETIVVKNTPRQSPEGTSSNEDDLDETRSNCSQLSTTSKDTTGGKQNKTFINRAVKKVRSLMKNKTGKNIN
- the LOC119649008 gene encoding NAD(+) hydrolase sarm1 isoform X2; translation: MGNRQSWWCHKTVGADEDFGKFNNNLTSTLNNDISKQPKMSEFPDQTHVNPATAAMLENFHKKSGTLGATTATTTTNTRQNLMNTSSSSSSSVKETSSTSQQVVNSSSTTTRVAKTSSSQRLHHVTSSTSEMKAHALQRDLNDFKNSMSEINDLAINRPKQTLGELKLNDNAAMNQLKQQIRSSLENIVDDPKEPLVTFPNDETPSDDLKLDLTHALPELTNGHLTAGKTTTVDTVKFEEKRMTSASKTEVVTDGFRSEQATSNLAEMKRLQAGDIDYKEAKAAAAMRNRTEMDGIKTEQNAAILKEARSLKSSDVSHNSSNNVAASSIKVQSDSFSAEQRAIAQAQQMQTVSSSGVFNHEQHMSSARNYTIKTQEVCSTGSSMSTSSSQLSSTTMNGNFEKVTFDDLDMLSPSSSPKEIEGTIRKYSTHLHSCIENLRRPEQMKKAPNVLNQINEIIKRAWAVPTYGHELGYSLCNSLRLNGGLDLLMKNCMANDQEVQYSSARLLEQCLTTENRSHVVENGLEKVVNVACVCTKNTKTDHSRVGTGILEHLFKHSEGTCSDVIRLGGLDAVLFECRKNDVETLRHCAGALANLSLYGGAENQEAMINRKVPMWLFPLAFHDDDNIKYYACLAIAVLVANKEIEAEVLKSGTLDLVEPFVTTHDPSEFAKSNLAYAHGQSKHWLQRLVPVLSSKREEARNLAAFHFCMEAGIKKEQGKTDIFREIGAIEPLKNVASCPNAIASKFAAQALRLIGEQVPHKLSQQVPLWSVEDVQEWVKQIGFGEYEQNFYESRVDGDLLLQLNEDNLRDDIGISNGIRRRRFMRELQNLKRMADYSSKDVANLNSFLQNIAAEYCTYTYSMLNAGVDRDSLRHLNEDHLIAECGITNAIHRQRILNSIKNLESTLPSSSEENMAKTLDVFVSYRRSNGSQLASLLKVHLQLRGFSVFIDVERLEAGKFDNNLLNSIRQAKHFILVLTPNALERCSEDHECKDWVHREIVAALTSNCNIIPIIDNFQWPEPEELPEDMRSICHFNAIRWIHDYQDACVDKLERFMRGELNTRPCGPLRGDATPSTPSTASTTRNNPPIYQRMHSNDSGKGSEKDGVNGNGVTTGSSSIQGALNPNKYRKSSSPARQWLTAGTGGSGHNHPARAPRGQLPPYRTQHILNKTMQADCGGRRSSAAGLTHRPPIPPTFNARSHSLDGLLDNEPGKKSEKDLQSTDKVNQKHKEESEETLEVETREKPATTNQTRSSTNHNRKSRSMDDLLDESRDKVELDQDNITKSLENLEVAAGPIITMVDSPSVSPQRELTPSSAEQPCERETIVVKNTPRQSPEGTSSNEDDLDETRSNCSQLSTTSKDTTGGKQNKTFINRAVKKVRSLMKKNNGKPQVVTPANQVILNAINSNNKMLAWR
- the LOC119649008 gene encoding NAD(+) hydrolase sarm1 isoform X5: MKAHALQRDLNDFKNSMSEINDLAINRPKQTLGELKLNDNAAMNQLKQQIRSSLENIVDDPKEPLVTFPNDETPSDDLKLDLTHALPELTNGHLTAGKTTTVDTVKFEEKRMTSASKTEVVTDGFRSEQATSNLAEMKRLQAGDIDYKEAKAAAAMRNRTEMDGIKTEQNAAILKEARSLKSSDVSHNSSNNVAASSIKVQSDSFSAEQRAIAQAQQMQTVSSSGVFNHEQHMSSARNYTIKTQEVCSTGSSMSTSSSQLSSTTMNGNFEKVTFDDLDMLSPSSSPKEIEGTIRKYSTHLHSCIENLRRPEQMKKAPNVLNQINEIIKRAWAVPTYGHELGYSLCNSLRLNGGLDLLMKNCMANDQEVQYSSARLLEQCLTTENRSHVVENGLEKVVNVACVCTKNTKTDHSRVGTGILEHLFKHSEGTCSDVIRLGGLDAVLFECRKNDVETLRHCAGALANLSLYGGAENQEAMINRKVPMWLFPLAFHDDDNIKYYACLAIAVLVANKEIEAEVLKSGTLDLVEPFVTTHDPSEFAKSNLAYAHGQSKHWLQRLVPVLSSKREEARNLAAFHFCMEAGIKKEQGKTDIFREIGAIEPLKNVASCPNAIASKFAAQALRLIGEQVPHKLSQQVPLWSVEDVQEWVKQIGFGEYEQNFYESRVDGDLLLQLNEDNLRDDIGISNGIRRRRFMRELQNLKRMADYSSKDVANLNSFLQNIAAEYCTYTYSMLNAGVDRDSLRHLNEDHLIAECGITNAIHRQRILNSIKNLESTLPSSSEENMAKTLDVFVSYRRSNGSQLASLLKVHLQLRGFSVFIDVERLEAGKFDNNLLNSIRQAKHFILVLTPNALERCSEDHECKDWVHREIVAALTSNCNIIPIIDNFQWPEPEELPEDMRSICHFNAIRWIHDYQDACVDKLERFMRGELNTRPCGPLRGDATPSTPSTASTTRNNPPIYQRMHSNDSGKGSEKDGVNGNGVTTGSSSIQGALNPNKYRKSSSPARQWLTAGTGGSGHNHPARAPRGQLPPYRTQHILNKTMQADCGGRRSSAAGLTHRPPIPPTFNARSHSLDGLLDNEPGKKSEKDLQSTDKVNQKHKEESEETLEVETREKPATTNQTRSSTNHNRKSRSMDDLLDESRDKVELDQDNITKSLENLEVAAGPIITMVDSPSVSPQRELTPSSAEQPCERETIVVKNTPRQSPEGTSSNEDDLDETRSNCSQLSTTSKDTTGGKQNKTFINRAVKKVRSLMKKNNGKPQVVTPANQVILNAINSNNKMLAWR
- the LOC119649008 gene encoding NAD(+) hydrolase sarm1 isoform X4 yields the protein MSEFPDQTHVNPATAAMLENFHKKSGTLGATTATTTTNTRQNLMNTSSSSSSSVKETSSTSQQVVNSSSTTTRVAKTSSSQRLHHVTSSTSEMKAHALQRDLNDFKNSMSEINDLAINRPKQTLGELKLNDNAAMNQLKQQIRSSLENIVDDPKEPLVTFPNDETPSDDLKLDLTHALPELTNGHLTAGKTTTVDTVKFEEKRMTSASKTEVVTDGFRSEQATSNLAEMKRLQAGDIDYKEAKAAAAMRNRTEMDGIKTEQNAAILKEARSLKSSDVSHNSSNNVAASSIKVQSDSFSAEQRAIAQAQQMQTVSSSGVFNHEQHMSSARNYTIKTQEVCSTGSSMSTSSSQLSSTTMNGNFEKVTFDDLDMLSPSSSPKEIEGTIRKYSTHLHSCIENLRRPEQMKKAPNVLNQINEIIKRAWAVPTYGHELGYSLCNSLRLNGGLDLLMKNCMANDQEVQYSSARLLEQCLTTENRSHVVENGLEKVVNVACVCTKNTKTDHSRVGTGILEHLFKHSEGTCSDVIRLGGLDAVLFECRKNDVETLRHCAGALANLSLYGGAENQEAMINRKVPMWLFPLAFHDDDNIKYYACLAIAVLVANKEIEAEVLKSGTLDLVEPFVTTHDPSEFAKSNLAYAHGQSKHWLQRLVPVLSSKREEARNLAAFHFCMEAGIKKEQGKTDIFREIGAIEPLKNVASCPNAIASKFAAQALRLIGEQVPHKLSQQVPLWSVEDVQEWVKQIGFGEYEQNFYESRVDGDLLLQLNEDNLRDDIGISNGIRRRRFMRELQNLKRMADYSSKDVANLNSFLQNIAAEYCTYTYSMLNAGVDRDSLRHLNEDHLIAECGITNAIHRQRILNSIKNLESTLPSSSEENMAKTLDVFVSYRRSNGSQLASLLKVHLQLRGFSVFIDVERLEAGKFDNNLLNSIRQAKHFILVLTPNALERCSEDHECKDWVHREIVAALTSNCNIIPIIDNFQWPEPEELPEDMRSICHFNAIRWIHDYQDACVDKLERFMRGELNTRPCGPLRGDATPSTPSTASTTRNNPPIYQRMHSNDSGKGSEKDGVNGNGVTTGSSSIQGALNPNKYRKSSSPARQWLTAGTGGSGHNHPARAPRGQLPPYRTQHILNKTMQADCGGRRSSAAGLTHRPPIPPTFNARSHSLDGLLDNEPGKKSEKDLQSTDKVNQKHKEESEETLEVETREKPATTNQTRSSTNHNRKSRSMDDLLDESRDKVELDQDNITKSLENLEVAAGPIITMVDSPSVSPQRELTPSSAEQPCERETIVVKNTPRQSPEGTSSNEDDLDETRSNCSQLSTTSKDTTGGKQNKTFINRAVKKVRSLMKKNNGKPQVVTPANQVILNAINSNNKMLAWR
- the LOC119649008 gene encoding NAD(+) hydrolase sarm1 isoform X7; this encodes MFVKNCLTKGVKFWATSFVKRSKCSERKSPNGFNEEARSLKSSDVSHNSSNNVAASSIKVQSDSFSAEQRAIAQAQQMQTVSSSGVFNHEQHMSSARNYTIKTQEVCSTGSSMSTSSSQLSSTTMNGNFEKVTFDDLDMLSPSSSPKEIEGTIRKYSTHLHSCIENLRRPEQMKKAPNVLNQINEIIKRAWAVPTYGHELGYSLCNSLRLNGGLDLLMKNCMANDQEVQYSSARLLEQCLTTENRSHVVENGLEKVVNVACVCTKNTKTDHSRVGTGILEHLFKHSEGTCSDVIRLGGLDAVLFECRKNDVETLRHCAGALANLSLYGGAENQEAMINRKVPMWLFPLAFHDDDNIKYYACLAIAVLVANKEIEAEVLKSGTLDLVEPFVTTHDPSEFAKSNLAYAHGQSKHWLQRLVPVLSSKREEARNLAAFHFCMEAGIKKEQGKTDIFREIGAIEPLKNVASCPNAIASKFAAQALRLIGEQVPHKLSQQVPLWSVEDVQEWVKQIGFGEYEQNFYESRVDGDLLLQLNEDNLRDDIGISNGIRRRRFMRELQNLKRMADYSSKDVANLNSFLQNIAAEYCTYTYSMLNAGVDRDSLRHLNEDHLIAECGITNAIHRQRILNSIKNLESTLPSSSEENMAKTLDVFVSYRRSNGSQLASLLKVHLQLRGFSVFIDVERLEAGKFDNNLLNSIRQAKHFILVLTPNALERCSEDHECKDWVHREIVAALTSNCNIIPIIDNFQWPEPEELPEDMRSICHFNAIRWIHDYQDACVDKLERFMRGELNTRPCGPLRGDATPSTPSTASTTRNNPPIYQRMHSNDSGKGSEKDGVNGNGVTTGSSSIQGALNPNKYRKSSSPARQWLTAGTGGSGHNHPARAPRGQLPPYRTQHILNKTMQADCGGRRSSAAGLTHRPPIPPTFNARSHSLDGLLDNEPGKKSEKDLQSTDKVNQKHKEESEETLEVETREKPATTNQTRSSTNHNRKSRSMDDLLDESRDKVELDQDNITKSLENLEVAAGPIITMVDSPSVSPQRELTPSSAEQPCERETIVVKNTPRQSPEGTSSNEDDLDETRSNCSQLSTTSKDTTGGKQNKTFINRAVKKVRSLMKKNNGKPQVVTPANQVILNAINSNNKMLAWR